In Corynebacterium afermentans subsp. afermentans, a genomic segment contains:
- the aroA gene encoding 3-phosphoshikimate 1-carboxyvinyltransferase encodes MTKMWPAPFHPSPITHTQRVPGSKSMTNRAYILSALASGPSTIVGALRSRDTDLMEAALRAMGTAIDHDGETIRVSPGKLRSAEVDCGLAGTVMRFVPPVAAFADGPVLFDGDAHARKRPMATILEALRTLGVSVAGDTLPFTVHGTGRAEGGPVEIDASGSSQFVSGVLLAAPRFERGVQIRHTGGTLPSMPHIEMTVAMLQHAGVQVQATASSWSVESQPIRGSHWEIEPDLSNAAPFLAAAAVTGGEVRIPHWPVASTQPGATMQSILERMGCEVELEAAGAGHTLRVRGPEAGSLRGIRIDMSDIGELAPTVAAIAACATTTSELTGIAHLRGHETDRLAALSREINGLGGNCEELGDGLRITPTRMRGGAWHTYDDHRMATAGAIIGLMVNGVEVENIDTTSKTLPGFADMWAEVVAQ; translated from the coding sequence ATGACCAAGATGTGGCCTGCGCCGTTTCACCCCAGCCCGATCACCCACACCCAGCGGGTGCCCGGGTCCAAATCCATGACCAACCGCGCCTACATTCTGTCGGCGCTTGCGTCCGGCCCCTCCACCATCGTCGGCGCACTGCGCTCCCGCGACACGGACCTGATGGAAGCTGCGTTGCGCGCCATGGGCACCGCCATCGACCACGACGGCGAGACCATTCGCGTCTCCCCTGGCAAGCTGCGCTCCGCCGAGGTCGATTGCGGCCTGGCGGGCACGGTGATGCGGTTCGTGCCGCCTGTCGCGGCGTTCGCGGATGGGCCCGTGCTTTTCGACGGCGACGCCCACGCCCGCAAACGCCCCATGGCCACCATCCTGGAAGCCCTTCGCACCCTGGGAGTCTCCGTGGCAGGCGACACCCTGCCGTTTACCGTGCACGGCACCGGCCGCGCCGAGGGCGGCCCGGTGGAGATCGACGCATCCGGTTCCTCCCAGTTCGTCTCCGGCGTGCTGCTCGCCGCGCCCCGGTTCGAGCGCGGCGTGCAGATCCGCCACACCGGCGGCACCCTGCCGTCGATGCCCCACATTGAGATGACGGTGGCCATGCTGCAGCACGCTGGCGTGCAGGTGCAGGCCACCGCCTCCTCCTGGTCCGTTGAGTCACAGCCGATCCGCGGCTCCCACTGGGAGATCGAGCCTGACCTGTCCAACGCCGCGCCGTTTTTGGCTGCCGCAGCGGTCACCGGCGGCGAAGTGCGCATCCCCCACTGGCCGGTTGCCTCTACCCAGCCGGGCGCGACCATGCAGTCCATCCTGGAGCGCATGGGCTGCGAGGTGGAGCTGGAAGCCGCTGGCGCCGGCCACACCCTGCGCGTGCGGGGCCCGGAGGCCGGAAGTTTGCGAGGCATCCGCATCGACATGAGCGACATCGGCGAGCTCGCCCCCACTGTCGCCGCCATCGCCGCCTGCGCCACCACGACGAGTGAGCTGACCGGCATTGCCCACCTGCGCGGCCACGAAACCGACCGCCTGGCTGCGCTCTCGCGCGAAATCAACGGTCTCGGTGGCAACTGCGAGGAGCTCGGCGACGGCTTGCGCATCACCCCGACCCGGATGCGCGGCGGGGCCTGGCACACCTACGACGACCACCGCATGGCCACCGCCGGGGCAATCATCGGCCTGATGGTGAACGGCGTCGAGGTGGAAAACATCGACACCACCTCCAAGACACTGCCCGGCTTCGCCGACATGTGGGCGGAGGTGGTGGCGCAGTAA
- a CDS encoding HAD family hydrolase produces MQGLIIDYAGVLDTGAEDEQRWKTLIEAVKAKDIAVGILSNEEGDGEMADKIREWEFGGRVDAVVLSGEIGAEKPERAAFQAAADAIGVDLNDCVMIDDDIMHVRAAVEYNMIGILHTAIDRTAVEIQSLFDIEGEF; encoded by the coding sequence GTGCAGGGCTTGATCATCGACTACGCAGGAGTGTTGGACACCGGTGCAGAGGACGAGCAGCGCTGGAAAACCCTCATTGAGGCGGTGAAGGCGAAGGACATCGCGGTGGGCATCCTCTCCAACGAGGAGGGCGACGGTGAGATGGCCGACAAGATCCGCGAATGGGAGTTCGGCGGCCGGGTTGATGCTGTGGTGCTCTCCGGAGAGATTGGGGCGGAAAAGCCGGAGCGTGCGGCGTTTCAAGCCGCGGCCGACGCGATCGGGGTGGACTTGAACGACTGCGTGATGATCGACGACGACATCATGCACGTCCGCGCCGCAGTCGAGTACAACATGATTGGCATCCTGCACACCGCCATCGACCGCACCGCGGTGGAGATCCAGTCCCTGTTCGACATCGAGGGCGAGTTCTAG
- a CDS encoding 50S ribosomal protein bL37 encodes MSKRGRKRKDRRKKSANRGKRPNS; translated from the coding sequence ATGAGCAAGCGTGGTCGCAAGCGCAAGGACCGTCGCAAGAAGAGCGCTAACCGCGGTAAGCGCCCCAACTCTTAA
- the secA gene encoding preprotein translocase subunit SecA, whose protein sequence is MFGLSKLLRAGEGRTVKRLAKIADQVMALDDEYSALADEELKAKTVEFKDKIADGASLDDILLDAFATAREASWRVLGQKHFKVQIMGGAALHFGNVAEMKTGEGKTLTSVLPAYLNALSGKGVHIVTVNDYLAKRDAEMMGRVHHFLGLEVGVILSDMRPAERKKAYDADITYGTNNELGFDYLRDNMTRSVNDIVQRGHNYAIVDEVDSILIDEARTPLIISGPVDGSSQFYNVFAQLAPRMREGIHYEVDQRKRTVGISEEGVEFVEDQLGIDNLYAPEHSQLVSYLNNAIKAKELFERDKDYIIRQGEVMIVDGFTGRVLAGRRYNEGMHQAIEAKEQVEIKNENQTLATVTLQNYFRLYDKLSGMTGTAETEAAELHQIYKMDVVQIPPNRPNQRADRDDLIYKTQEAKFAAVAEDIAEHAAKGQPVLVGTTSVERSEYLSQLLTRKGVKHNVLNAKYHEEEGSIIAEAGLPGKVTVSTNMAGRGTDIVLGGNPEILLDAKLQAQGLDPLEDSERYQEAWDAQLPAAKERSQQLGDEVREAGGLYVIGTERHESRRIDNQLRGRSGRQGDPGETRFYLSMRDELMVRFVGQSMENMMNRLNVPDDVPIEAKMVSNAIKGAQSQVENQNFEMRKNVLKYDEVLNEQRKVVYRERQEILGSKDIAGQVRRMIDSTISAYVDGATAEGYVEDWDLDGLWNALESLYGPTVSAQELIDGDEYGRAGELTSEQLRQALVDDANAQYDKLEENVASIGGEEQMRNLERMVILPIIDTKWREHLYEMDYLKEGIGLRAMAQRDPLVEYQKEGGDMFNGMNEAVQEETVRQLFTMRKQFETQDAEQAADAGGSTVV, encoded by the coding sequence GTGTTTGGACTGTCAAAGCTGCTCCGTGCCGGTGAGGGGCGCACCGTAAAGCGCCTTGCCAAAATCGCCGATCAGGTCATGGCGCTCGACGACGAGTACTCCGCGCTGGCCGACGAGGAGCTCAAGGCTAAGACCGTCGAGTTCAAGGACAAGATCGCCGACGGCGCGAGCCTGGACGACATCCTGCTCGACGCGTTCGCCACCGCCCGCGAAGCCTCATGGCGCGTGCTGGGCCAAAAGCACTTCAAGGTGCAGATCATGGGCGGCGCCGCCCTGCACTTCGGCAACGTCGCCGAGATGAAAACCGGTGAAGGCAAGACCCTGACCTCGGTGCTGCCGGCGTACCTGAACGCTCTGTCCGGCAAGGGCGTGCACATTGTCACGGTGAACGACTACCTTGCCAAGCGTGACGCCGAGATGATGGGCCGTGTCCACCACTTCCTGGGCCTTGAGGTGGGCGTGATCCTGTCCGACATGCGCCCGGCCGAGCGCAAGAAAGCATACGACGCCGATATCACCTACGGCACCAACAACGAGCTCGGCTTCGACTACCTGCGCGACAACATGACGCGCTCTGTCAACGACATTGTCCAGCGCGGCCACAACTACGCCATCGTGGATGAGGTGGACTCCATCCTCATCGACGAGGCGCGTACCCCACTGATCATCTCCGGCCCGGTGGACGGCTCCAGCCAGTTCTACAACGTGTTCGCGCAGCTCGCTCCGCGCATGCGCGAGGGCATCCACTACGAGGTGGACCAGCGCAAGCGCACCGTGGGCATCTCCGAGGAGGGCGTGGAGTTCGTCGAGGACCAGCTGGGCATTGACAACCTCTACGCCCCGGAGCACTCGCAGCTGGTCAGCTACCTCAACAACGCCATCAAGGCGAAGGAGCTGTTCGAGCGCGACAAGGACTACATCATCCGCCAGGGTGAGGTGATGATCGTGGACGGATTCACCGGCCGCGTGTTGGCGGGCCGCCGCTACAACGAGGGCATGCACCAGGCCATCGAGGCCAAGGAGCAGGTGGAGATCAAAAACGAGAACCAGACCCTGGCCACGGTGACCCTGCAGAACTACTTCCGCCTCTACGACAAGCTGTCCGGCATGACCGGTACCGCCGAGACCGAGGCGGCGGAGCTGCACCAGATTTACAAGATGGACGTCGTGCAGATCCCGCCGAACCGTCCGAACCAGCGCGCGGACCGCGACGACCTGATCTACAAGACCCAGGAGGCGAAGTTCGCCGCCGTGGCGGAGGACATCGCGGAGCACGCGGCGAAGGGGCAGCCGGTGCTGGTGGGCACCACCTCGGTGGAGCGTTCCGAGTACCTGTCGCAGCTGCTCACCCGCAAGGGCGTGAAGCACAACGTGCTCAACGCGAAGTACCACGAGGAAGAGGGCAGCATCATCGCCGAGGCCGGTCTGCCCGGCAAGGTGACCGTGTCCACCAACATGGCTGGCCGCGGTACCGACATCGTGCTTGGCGGTAACCCGGAGATTCTCCTGGACGCGAAGCTGCAGGCCCAGGGCTTGGACCCGCTGGAGGATTCGGAGCGCTACCAGGAGGCGTGGGACGCACAGCTGCCGGCGGCCAAGGAGCGTTCGCAGCAGCTTGGCGACGAGGTGCGCGAGGCCGGCGGCCTCTACGTCATCGGCACCGAGCGCCACGAGTCGCGCCGCATTGACAACCAGCTGCGCGGCCGCTCCGGCCGCCAGGGTGATCCGGGCGAGACCCGCTTCTACCTGTCCATGCGCGACGAGCTCATGGTGCGCTTCGTGGGCCAGTCCATGGAGAACATGATGAACCGCCTCAACGTGCCGGACGATGTGCCGATTGAGGCGAAGATGGTTTCCAACGCGATTAAGGGCGCGCAGTCTCAGGTGGAGAACCAGAACTTTGAGATGCGCAAGAACGTGCTCAAGTACGACGAGGTGCTCAACGAGCAGCGCAAGGTGGTCTACCGCGAGCGCCAGGAGATCCTGGGCTCGAAGGATATTGCGGGCCAGGTGCGTCGCATGATCGATTCCACCATCAGCGCCTACGTGGACGGCGCGACCGCCGAGGGCTACGTGGAGGACTGGGACCTCGACGGCCTGTGGAACGCGCTGGAGTCTCTGTACGGCCCGACGGTCAGCGCGCAGGAGCTCATCGACGGTGACGAGTACGGCCGCGCCGGCGAGCTCACCTCGGAGCAGCTGCGCCAGGCGCTTGTCGACGACGCGAACGCTCAGTACGACAAGCTGGAGGAAAACGTCGCGTCGATTGGCGGCGAGGAGCAGATGCGCAACTTAGAGCGCATGGTGATCTTGCCGATCATCGACACGAAGTGGCGCGAGCACCTCTACGAGATGGACTACCTCAAGGAGGGCATCGGCTTGCGCGCGATGGCGCAGCGCGACCCGCTGGTGGAGTACCAGAAGGAAGGCGGCGACATGTTCAACGGGATGAACGAGGCCGTACAGGAGGAGACGGTGCGCCAGCTGTTCACCATGCGCAAGCAGTTCGAGACCCAGGATGCTGAGCAAGCGGCTGATGCGGGCGGCTCGACCGTCGTCTAG
- the rsgA gene encoding ribosome small subunit-dependent GTPase A: MGRSFADYDESDVRVRPGKGSRPRSKKRPTHDDAEFGLVVAKDRGRWGVVLDTTGTRLQCTRARELKRTSIEVGDRVGVVGDTSGAKDTLARIVKREDRSSVLRRTADDTDPYERIIVANAQLLLIVVAAADPPPRTGFVERALIAAFVGGVTPVVCVTKTDLADPTDFERELEAMGVEVLRTGVEDGVEQLRKLIRGHVSALIGHSGVGKSTLVNRIVPDADRETGEVSGVGKGRHTSTQSVALEVPGGGWMIDTPGIRSFGLAHVSPEEIVDVFPDLEEAAQRCPRGCTHLGPPADPECAWDELDPASPVGRRAAAVRGLLSALHSNNNWELKQLDEDR; this comes from the coding sequence ATGGGCCGCAGCTTCGCCGATTACGACGAGTCCGATGTGCGCGTGCGCCCCGGCAAAGGCTCGCGCCCGCGCTCGAAGAAACGTCCCACCCACGACGACGCCGAGTTCGGACTCGTCGTGGCCAAAGACCGGGGCCGCTGGGGTGTGGTGCTCGATACCACCGGCACCCGCCTGCAGTGCACCCGCGCCCGCGAGCTGAAGCGCACTTCCATCGAGGTGGGCGACCGCGTCGGCGTGGTCGGCGACACCTCGGGGGCGAAAGACACCCTCGCCCGCATCGTCAAACGTGAAGATCGCTCCTCGGTGCTGCGCCGCACGGCGGACGACACCGACCCCTACGAACGCATCATCGTGGCCAACGCGCAGCTGCTGCTCATCGTGGTCGCGGCCGCCGACCCGCCGCCACGCACCGGCTTTGTCGAGCGCGCCCTCATCGCCGCCTTTGTCGGCGGCGTGACCCCGGTGGTGTGCGTGACCAAGACCGACCTGGCGGATCCCACCGACTTCGAGCGCGAGCTCGAGGCCATGGGCGTGGAGGTGTTGCGCACCGGCGTGGAGGACGGCGTGGAGCAGCTGCGTAAGCTTATCCGCGGCCACGTCTCTGCCCTCATCGGCCACTCCGGCGTGGGCAAGTCCACCCTGGTCAACCGCATCGTGCCCGACGCGGACCGTGAAACCGGCGAGGTCTCCGGGGTGGGCAAGGGCCGGCACACCTCCACCCAGTCCGTGGCGCTGGAGGTGCCCGGCGGCGGGTGGATGATCGATACCCCGGGCATCCGGTCATTCGGCCTGGCGCACGTCTCCCCCGAAGAAATCGTGGACGTCTTCCCGGACCTGGAGGAAGCGGCTCAGCGCTGCCCCCGTGGCTGCACACATTTGGGCCCCCCGGCGGATCCAGAGTGTGCCTGGGACGAGCTGGATCCGGCGTCCCCCGTCGGCCGCCGGGCCGCGGCAGTGCGGGGTCTGCTTTCGGCCCTGCACTCCAACAACAACTGGGAGCTAAAGCAGCTCGACGAGGACCGGTAA
- a CDS encoding SOS response-associated peptidase encodes MCGRFVLFTSGDDLVGEVAGLPGIAEVQAPDGTPPPRYNIAPTQQVPLIRVADATARIDAARWGLLPTWKKDETGPPLFNARGETVAEKPSFRSAFKARRGLMVLDGYYEWKPTENGKQPYFVRPKEGMLYAAALWETGLDRLSTTMVTTEAAESMAWLHHRLPLFLREDEIRTWVDGSPEEALELVHPSRVADTLVWNEAAQEVGNIRNDYPELVGKAD; translated from the coding sequence ATGTGCGGACGATTCGTTCTTTTCACGTCAGGCGACGACCTTGTAGGCGAAGTAGCCGGTCTTCCCGGCATCGCGGAAGTTCAGGCCCCGGACGGCACCCCGCCGCCGCGCTACAACATCGCGCCCACGCAGCAGGTGCCGCTGATTAGGGTTGCGGATGCTACCGCGCGTATCGACGCCGCCCGGTGGGGCCTGCTGCCCACTTGGAAGAAGGACGAGACCGGCCCTCCGTTATTTAACGCCCGGGGCGAGACGGTGGCTGAGAAGCCTTCCTTCCGCAGCGCGTTCAAGGCGCGCCGCGGGCTGATGGTGCTGGACGGCTACTACGAATGGAAGCCCACCGAAAACGGCAAGCAGCCCTACTTCGTGCGCCCGAAGGAAGGCATGCTCTACGCCGCCGCGCTGTGGGAGACGGGGCTGGACCGCCTGTCTACGACCATGGTCACCACCGAGGCCGCCGAGAGTATGGCGTGGCTGCACCACCGCCTGCCACTGTTTCTGCGCGAGGACGAGATACGCACCTGGGTCGACGGCTCCCCGGAGGAGGCCCTTGAGCTGGTGCACCCCTCGCGTGTGGCGGACACTCTGGTGTGGAACGAAGCGGCCCAGGAAGTGGGCAACATCAGGAATGACTACCCGGAGCTTGTGGGCAAAGCCGACTGA
- a CDS encoding WhiB family transcriptional regulator, protein MDWRHEAICRDEDPELFFPVGNSGPALSQIAQAKLVCHRCPVTSQCLKWALETGQDAGVWGGLSEEERRALKRRNKARARNRARLSA, encoded by the coding sequence ATGGATTGGCGCCACGAAGCAATTTGCCGCGACGAGGACCCGGAACTGTTCTTCCCCGTCGGTAACTCCGGCCCGGCCCTGAGCCAGATCGCCCAGGCCAAGCTGGTGTGCCATCGCTGCCCCGTCACCTCCCAGTGCCTGAAGTGGGCTCTGGAGACCGGCCAGGACGCCGGCGTCTGGGGTGGCCTGTCCGAGGAGGAGCGCCGCGCGCTCAAGCGCCGCAACAAGGCCCGCGCCCGCAACCGCGCTCGTCTGTCGGCATAA
- a CDS encoding sigma-70 family RNA polymerase sigma factor has protein sequence MPETEPDAGVSDDLKARFNEEAMPLLDQLYGGALRMTRNPQDAEDLVQETYLKAYKNFGSFTPGTNLKAWLYRIMTNTYINSYRKKQRRPLETSADEVTDNQLYTSSSHDSTGLESAEVEALKSMPNSRISEALNALSEDYRMVVYYADVEGMAYKEIAEVMEIPIGTVMSRLHRGRKQLRGMLKDVAKERGIGLDHADMTDATGKQDAKEK, from the coding sequence ATGCCCGAAACCGAGCCAGACGCAGGCGTGAGCGATGACCTGAAGGCGCGCTTTAACGAGGAAGCGATGCCGCTTTTGGACCAGCTGTACGGCGGCGCGCTGCGCATGACGCGCAACCCGCAGGATGCCGAGGACCTGGTGCAGGAGACCTATTTAAAGGCCTACAAAAACTTCGGCAGTTTCACCCCCGGCACCAACCTCAAGGCTTGGCTGTACCGGATTATGACGAACACGTACATCAACTCCTACCGCAAGAAGCAGCGCCGCCCGCTGGAAACTTCGGCGGACGAGGTGACGGACAACCAGCTCTACACCTCAAGCTCGCACGACTCCACCGGCTTGGAGTCCGCGGAGGTGGAGGCGCTGAAATCCATGCCAAACTCCCGGATTTCGGAGGCGCTCAACGCGTTGAGCGAGGACTACCGCATGGTGGTCTACTACGCGGACGTGGAGGGGATGGCCTACAAGGAGATCGCGGAAGTGATGGAGATTCCTATCGGCACCGTGATGAGCCGGCTGCACCGGGGAAGAAAACAGCTTCGCGGGATGTTGAAAGACGTGGCGAAGGAACGCGGTATCGGTCTCGACCATGCTGACATGACAGATGCCACCGGTAAGCAAGACGCGAAGGAGAAGTAA
- a CDS encoding Rv3212 family protein has translation MNSPLRRTRGDLIATGVIAGVSALLLGTAFLTAPARDAHLVAAEEEQEDYGQLAVVPKSFSEGFSLPDTSGRDQPLVASGMVITYNDNTLSATTPEGETVWTYERPNDLCLVDHAWGKVVATYRDNAGCGDVVAIDAKTGKYAGTRSAIAPDKVVRLASNDRVGYASSERAEVWRSDLVRTVEYGHVEAKQEPDMQPNECTITSALTRTELVAVTEICDDGAFLRLQEATPEDSRKPEVLADAEISPDAYLVSISQDAAAVYDPTTSEVRGYNTEGTNISSSSVPQMDSPELGPDSIVKNLPVADLPHHMTYWENNSLLLMEPAALAVTGVFQGALGTGFSAGEKLLYASDNGIAVVDWDKNAVDKIIPVDRGGYSGPVHISSAGATVVEKRGDEVVVMKANT, from the coding sequence ATGAATTCTCCTCTGCGTCGCACCCGCGGCGATTTGATCGCTACCGGAGTGATCGCAGGTGTCTCAGCGCTGCTTTTGGGCACTGCCTTTCTCACCGCCCCCGCGCGCGACGCACACTTGGTTGCTGCCGAAGAAGAGCAGGAGGACTACGGCCAGCTCGCCGTGGTGCCGAAGTCGTTCAGCGAGGGGTTTTCCCTGCCGGATACATCTGGCCGCGACCAGCCGTTGGTGGCCAGCGGCATGGTGATCACCTACAACGACAACACCCTCTCCGCCACCACGCCGGAGGGTGAAACCGTGTGGACGTACGAGCGGCCCAACGACCTGTGCCTGGTGGACCATGCCTGGGGCAAGGTTGTGGCAACCTACCGCGACAACGCGGGCTGCGGCGACGTGGTGGCCATCGACGCGAAGACCGGCAAGTACGCCGGCACACGCTCGGCCATCGCGCCGGACAAGGTGGTGCGTTTGGCCTCAAATGACCGTGTGGGCTACGCCAGCTCCGAGCGCGCCGAGGTGTGGCGATCCGATCTAGTGCGCACCGTGGAGTACGGGCACGTGGAGGCGAAGCAAGAGCCGGACATGCAGCCCAACGAGTGCACCATCACATCTGCACTGACTCGCACGGAACTCGTTGCCGTCACCGAAATTTGCGACGACGGCGCGTTTTTGCGCCTGCAGGAGGCTACGCCGGAAGATTCGCGCAAGCCCGAGGTTCTCGCCGACGCGGAAATCAGCCCGGACGCGTACCTGGTGTCTATCTCCCAGGACGCGGCCGCGGTCTATGATCCGACTACTTCCGAGGTGCGCGGCTACAACACGGAGGGCACCAACATCAGCTCCTCGTCGGTGCCGCAGATGGATAGCCCCGAGCTCGGCCCGGACAGCATTGTGAAGAACCTGCCTGTGGCTGACTTGCCGCACCACATGACGTACTGGGAGAACAACTCCCTGCTACTTATGGAGCCAGCAGCGCTCGCAGTCACGGGCGTTTTCCAGGGCGCGCTGGGCACGGGTTTCTCTGCCGGCGAGAAGCTGCTATACGCCTCCGACAACGGCATTGCCGTAGTGGATTGGGACAAAAACGCCGTGGACAAGATCATCCCGGTCGACCGCGGCGGCTACTCCGGCCCGGTGCACATCTCCTCTGCCGGCGCCACCGTCGTAGAAAAGCGCGGCGACGAAGTCGTTGTGATGAAGGCCAACACCTAA
- a CDS encoding DUF6912 family protein codes for MRVYIPATFGMLAALEDNRLMHARSGWAFAATEALHEFFTSGDQEEIEAVAFDDAAMASIRLLAIGDEERHPHRRVVVSADVPDSQATPDPEMGESVVKLSAPVQIEDIAAIHVDIAEAEEATAKAVEVVDAADLGDEDAELAVGDAQDNYMAFYDPSELPVLVELL; via the coding sequence GTGCGCGTCTACATTCCCGCCACCTTCGGCATGCTCGCGGCGCTGGAGGACAACCGTCTGATGCACGCCCGCAGCGGCTGGGCGTTCGCCGCCACCGAGGCGCTGCACGAGTTTTTCACCTCGGGCGACCAGGAAGAGATTGAGGCTGTGGCGTTCGACGACGCGGCGATGGCGTCGATCCGTCTGCTGGCCATCGGCGACGAGGAGCGCCACCCGCACCGTCGCGTGGTGGTCTCCGCGGACGTGCCGGATTCCCAGGCCACCCCGGATCCGGAGATGGGCGAGTCCGTGGTGAAGCTGTCCGCGCCGGTGCAGATCGAGGACATCGCCGCGATCCATGTGGACATCGCGGAAGCCGAGGAGGCGACCGCCAAGGCGGTTGAGGTCGTCGACGCCGCTGATCTGGGCGACGAGGACGCCGAGCTCGCCGTGGGCGACGCCCAGGACAACTACATGGCGTTCTACGACCCGAGCGAGTTACCGGTCCTCGTCGAGCTGCTTTAG
- the ybaK gene encoding Cys-tRNA(Pro) deacylase, with amino-acid sequence MAEKTHALTALQGTEHKVLTYSPSQDHFGAHAAEELELDPASVLKTLMITHERELAICCVPVDGHLSLKAAAKALGWKRAEMADPAKAQRATGYVVGGISPLGTKQKLATLIDASVADLPAINVSAGQRGLSAQLSPRDLAELTGATFAPISAP; translated from the coding sequence ATGGCAGAGAAGACGCACGCACTGACTGCACTGCAAGGCACTGAACACAAGGTGCTGACCTACTCCCCCAGCCAGGACCACTTCGGCGCGCACGCGGCCGAGGAGCTCGAACTGGATCCGGCGTCGGTACTGAAAACGCTGATGATCACCCACGAACGCGAGCTGGCCATCTGCTGCGTGCCCGTGGACGGCCACCTGTCCTTAAAAGCCGCGGCGAAAGCCCTCGGCTGGAAGCGCGCGGAGATGGCGGATCCGGCCAAGGCGCAGCGCGCGACCGGCTACGTTGTCGGCGGCATCTCGCCGCTGGGCACGAAGCAAAAGCTGGCAACGCTTATCGACGCCTCCGTGGCCGACCTTCCCGCCATCAACGTCTCCGCCGGCCAACGCGGCCTGTCCGCGCAACTGAGCCCGCGCGACCTGGCTGAGCTGACCGGGGCGACGTTTGCGCCGATCAGCGCGCCCTAG